The Macaca fascicularis isolate 582-1 chromosome 1, T2T-MFA8v1.1 genome includes a window with the following:
- the GPR37L1 gene encoding G-protein coupled receptor 37-like 1 gives MRWLWPLAVSLAVILAVGLSRVSGGAPLHLGRHRAETQEQQNRSKRGTEDEEAKGVQQYVPEEWAEYPRPIHPAGLQPTKPLVATSPNPDKDGGTPGSGQELRGNLTGAPGQRLQIQNPLYPVTESSYSAYAIMLLALVVFAVGIVGNLSVMCIVWHSYYLKSAWNSILASLALWDFLVLFFCLPIVIFNEITKQRLLGDVSCRAVPFMEVSSLGVTTFSLCALGIDRFHVATSTLPKVRPIERCQSILAKLAVIWVGSMTLAVPELLLWQLAQEPAPTMGTLDSCIMKPSASLPESLYSLVMTYQNARMWWYFGCYFCLPILFTVTCQLVTWRVRGPPGRKSECRASKHEQCESQLNSTVVGLTVVYAFCTLPENVCNIVVAYLSTELTRQTLDLLGLINQFSAFFKGAITPVLLLCICRPLGRAFLDCCCCCCCEECGGASEASAASGSDNKLKTEVSSSIYFHKPRESPPLLPLGTPC, from the exons ATGCGGTGGCTGTGGCCCCTGGCTGTCTCTCTTGCTGTGATTTTGGCTGTGGGGCTAAGCAGGGTCTCTGGGGGTGCCCCCCTGCACCTGGGAAGGCACAGAGCCGAGACCCAGGAGCAGCAGAACCGATCCAAGAGGGGCACCGAGGATGAGGAGGCCAAGGGAGTGCAGCAGTATGTGCCTGAGGAGTGGGCGGAGTACCCCCGGCCCATTCATCCTGCTGGACTGCAGCCCACCAAGCCCTTGGTGGCCACCAGCCCTAACCCCGACAAGGATGGGGGCACCCCAGGCAGCGGGCAGGAGCTGAGGGGTAATCTGACGGGGGCAccggggcagaggctgcagatcCAGAACCCCCTGTATCCGGTGACCGAGAGCTCCTACAGTGCCTATGCCATCATGCTCCTGGCGCTGGTGGTATTTGCGGTGGGCATCGTGGGCAACCTGTCGGTCATGTGCATCGTGTGGCACAGCTACTACCTGAAGAGCGCCTGGAACTCTATCCTTGCCAGCCTGGCCCTCTGGGATTTTCTGGTcctctttttctgcctccctATTGTCATCTTCAATGAGATCACCAAGCAGAGGCTACTGGGTGACGTTTCTTGTCGGGCCGTGCCCTTCATGGAG GTTTCCTCTCTGGGAGTCACGACTTTCAGCCTCTGTGCCCTGGGCATTGACCGCTTCCACGTGGCCACCAGCACCCTGCCCAAGGTGAGGCCCATCGAGCGGTGCCAATCTATCCTGGCCAAGCTGGCTGTCATCTGGGTGGGCTCCATGACGCTGGCCGTGCCCGAGCTCTTGCTGTGGCAGCTGGCACAGGAGCCTGCCCCCACCATGGGCACCCTGGACTCGTGCATCATGAAACCCTCAGCCAGCCTGCCCGAGTCCCTGTACTCACTGGTGATGACCTACCAGAACGCCCGCATGTGGTGGTACTTTGGCTGCTACTTCTGCCTGCCCATCCTCTTCACGGTCACCTGCCAGCTGGTGACGTGGCGGGTGCGAGGCCCTCCGGGGAGGAAGTCGGAGTGCAGGGCCAGCAAGCACGAGCAGTGTGAGAGCCAGCTCAACAGCACCGTGGTGGGCCTGACCGTGGTCTACGCCTTCTGCACCCTCCCAGAGAACGTCTGCAACATTGTGGTGGCCTACCTTTCCACCGAGCTGACCCGCCAGACCCTGGACCTCCTGGGCCTCATCAACCAGTTCTCTGCCTTCTTCAAGGGCGCCATCACCCCGGTGCTGCTCCTATGCATCTGCAGGCCGCTGGGCCGGGCTTTCCTggactgctgctgctgctgctgctgtgaggAGTGCGGCGGGGCTTCGGAGGCCTCGGCCGCCAGTGGCTCGGACAACAAGCTCAAGACCGAGGTGTCCTCTTCCATCTACTTCCACAAGCCCAGGGAGTCACCCCCGCTCCTGCCCCTGGGCACACCTTGCTGA